One stretch of Eggerthella lenta DSM 2243 DNA includes these proteins:
- a CDS encoding AAA family ATPase, which produces MDQHLVFAISREYGSGGREIGERLASELGIAYYDKLLLKRIAEESGLSGDVVEDFDEKPMRPLLLNPNSFFCGTDIEHPVASRIYKTEVDILRSIANEGPCVIVGRCADYVLEGHPGLVSLFVSAPMEARVARVMRRNNLSESDARSRIARVDKNRASYYRYFTDENWGQARNYDLCINSGNLDALGAVSVIKTFVEARQS; this is translated from the coding sequence ATGGACCAGCATCTCGTTTTCGCCATCAGCAGGGAGTATGGAAGCGGCGGCCGCGAGATCGGCGAGCGCCTTGCCAGCGAGCTGGGCATCGCGTACTACGATAAGCTCCTGCTCAAGCGCATCGCGGAGGAGAGCGGCCTCAGCGGCGACGTGGTGGAAGACTTCGACGAAAAGCCCATGCGGCCGCTGCTGCTGAACCCCAACAGCTTCTTCTGCGGCACCGACATCGAGCACCCGGTGGCCTCGCGTATATACAAAACCGAGGTGGACATCCTCAGGTCCATCGCCAACGAGGGGCCGTGCGTCATCGTCGGGCGCTGCGCCGACTACGTATTGGAAGGCCACCCAGGTCTGGTCAGCCTGTTCGTCAGCGCGCCCATGGAAGCGCGCGTCGCGCGCGTCATGCGGCGCAACAACCTGTCCGAGAGCGACGCACGCAGCCGCATCGCACGCGTGGACAAGAACCGCGCCAGCTACTATCGCTACTTCACCGACGAGAACTGGGGGCAGGCGCGAAACTACGACTTGTGCATCAACTCCGGCAACTTGGACGCGCTGGGAGCGGTCTCTGTGATCAAAACGTTCGTGGAAGCGCGGCAGAGCTAG
- a CDS encoding flavocytochrome c — protein MERFSRRQFITGGAVAALGGTLALAGCAPSGSSNAKGSNGAGSGSSAGIGSGMGKHGQFDVEVMVTDGNLDRITVLNSRETPGMGDVAMEELTQLIVDNQTLNVDTVSGATLSSMAFIGAVSDALDQAGQKSSDWRKRDKVTPAQTELPASADVVVVGGGGAGFAAAITAANAGKSVVLLEKMGVFGGDTALSGGEMAAPGNWIQVQEGIADSPDALAKDMLEGGDNAGDPALVQIIAEGALDSSQWLTFEGGISWKHDLMQFGGHNTKRSIIPITHSGSEMTTKLTKRAGEIDTLTLAKNSPAVELVKSGDAITGVKVKNTVTGKESTIACKAVVLASGGFGSNIDMRVKYNPAMDDSILSTDSVGATGDGITMGEAAGANLIDMQYIQTYPVCDPETGSLLYVGDVRLESRAIMVNKEGDRFVEELDRRDVLSNAIVEQTDGKAYMLFNQANADETGLLVTHEDEYENLEARKVIVKGDTLEAVCEPFGVDAAELAKTVEKWNQYCKDGNDPDFNFRGDFNAIEDGPYYLMAYKPAVHYTMGGLHINTDAQVLDDADAPIPGLYAAGEVAGHKMGTNRLGSCSMSDIYTFGRIAGKNAAAFSA, from the coding sequence ATGGAACGTTTTTCTCGTAGGCAGTTCATCACCGGCGGCGCCGTGGCCGCTTTGGGCGGCACGCTCGCATTGGCGGGATGCGCGCCCAGCGGCTCGTCGAATGCAAAAGGCTCGAACGGCGCAGGATCGGGCAGCTCCGCCGGCATCGGATCGGGCATGGGCAAGCACGGGCAGTTCGACGTGGAGGTCATGGTCACCGACGGCAACTTGGATCGCATCACCGTCCTCAACTCGCGCGAGACGCCGGGCATGGGCGACGTGGCCATGGAGGAGCTGACGCAGCTCATCGTGGACAACCAGACGCTGAACGTGGACACCGTGTCGGGAGCCACGCTTTCCAGCATGGCATTCATCGGCGCCGTAAGCGACGCGCTCGACCAGGCCGGCCAGAAGTCGAGCGATTGGAGGAAGCGCGACAAGGTCACGCCCGCGCAGACCGAGCTTCCCGCATCGGCCGATGTCGTAGTGGTGGGCGGCGGCGGTGCCGGCTTCGCGGCGGCCATCACGGCGGCGAACGCAGGCAAGAGCGTCGTGCTGCTGGAGAAGATGGGCGTGTTCGGCGGCGACACCGCGCTGTCAGGCGGCGAGATGGCCGCGCCGGGCAACTGGATCCAGGTGCAGGAAGGCATCGCCGACAGCCCCGACGCGCTGGCGAAGGACATGCTGGAAGGCGGCGACAACGCAGGCGATCCTGCCCTCGTGCAGATCATCGCCGAAGGCGCGCTGGACAGCTCGCAGTGGCTCACCTTCGAAGGCGGCATCTCGTGGAAGCACGACCTCATGCAGTTCGGCGGCCACAACACGAAGCGCTCCATCATCCCCATCACGCACAGCGGCAGCGAGATGACCACGAAGCTGACGAAGCGCGCCGGAGAGATCGACACGTTGACGCTGGCAAAGAACTCCCCCGCCGTCGAATTGGTGAAAAGCGGCGACGCCATCACCGGCGTGAAGGTGAAGAACACGGTGACCGGCAAGGAGTCCACCATCGCGTGCAAGGCCGTAGTGCTGGCAAGCGGCGGCTTCGGCTCGAACATCGACATGCGCGTGAAGTACAACCCGGCCATGGACGACTCCATCCTGTCCACCGACTCGGTGGGAGCCACGGGCGACGGCATCACCATGGGCGAGGCTGCGGGCGCGAACCTCATCGACATGCAGTACATCCAGACGTACCCCGTGTGCGACCCCGAAACCGGTTCGCTCTTGTACGTGGGAGACGTGCGCCTCGAAAGCCGTGCCATCATGGTGAACAAGGAAGGCGACCGCTTCGTCGAGGAGCTGGACCGTCGCGACGTGCTGTCCAACGCCATCGTCGAGCAGACCGACGGCAAGGCGTACATGCTGTTCAACCAGGCGAACGCCGACGAGACCGGTTTGCTGGTCACGCACGAGGACGAGTACGAGAACCTTGAGGCGCGCAAGGTCATCGTAAAGGGCGACACGCTTGAAGCCGTGTGCGAGCCCTTCGGCGTGGACGCCGCCGAACTGGCGAAGACCGTGGAGAAGTGGAACCAGTACTGCAAAGACGGCAACGACCCCGACTTCAACTTCCGCGGCGACTTCAACGCCATCGAAGACGGCCCCTACTACCTGATGGCCTACAAGCCGGCCGTGCACTACACCATGGGCGGTCTGCATATCAACACCGACGCGCAGGTCCTCGACGACGCCGACGCCCCCATTCCCGGCCTGTACGCCGCCGGCGAGGTGGCCGGCCACAAGATGGGCACGAACCGCCTGGGCTCCTGCTCGATGTCCGACATCTACACGTTCGGACGAATCGCCGGTAAGAACGCCGCAGCGTTCTCGGCATAG
- a CDS encoding helix-turn-helix transcriptional regulator: protein MTEKAQQGFVDRWKAVLLRVAAIPFVFFGVGFYRAWLATFFRYDAFPTISVFDYFLFEGAIGIVSLALAFAARRVTPLWANRKAVLATGACMVGGSALIVLACFAVPSPALKVAGLLAAGGGLGSLILMWAEFYGSLNPMRVALYHAMAIFVGEVVKWLFMGMSVPYLAFFSIVLPIVCLACVRSSMTRLPERDLPPAMKEGDPKTIPWKPILLMAVCTFAGGFGALPTQLLVPGNVLGAMFVTALVFFGVLSASRWFNFDTIYQLAFPLFIVGFLFVMPTFGSNAQIMALCYDAGYTMLSMYIMIVMSNITYRFGVNAVWINGIERGIRYVVELVGWLAFAGASAHLGEEATSILYGGVAVAVVLTFVVIFFTERGLSAKWGVVLKDDPMGSASAEGRMAIRVSDLSRAYNLSPREEEVLQLIAQGDTVAEIEEVLYVSQGTVKAHINHIYRKFNIHSKSELFELLNDVEKPVRKGRRSSSSAWEDEERQAG from the coding sequence GTGACCGAGAAGGCGCAACAAGGGTTCGTCGATCGATGGAAAGCCGTGCTGCTTCGGGTGGCGGCTATTCCCTTCGTGTTTTTCGGCGTGGGGTTCTACCGCGCTTGGCTTGCAACGTTCTTTCGCTACGATGCGTTTCCAACCATATCGGTGTTCGATTACTTTTTGTTCGAAGGGGCGATCGGTATCGTCTCCTTGGCGTTGGCCTTCGCGGCGCGCCGTGTGACGCCGCTATGGGCGAACCGCAAAGCGGTGCTGGCCACGGGCGCGTGCATGGTGGGCGGATCGGCCCTCATCGTGTTGGCATGCTTCGCGGTGCCGTCCCCGGCGTTGAAGGTTGCGGGGCTGCTTGCGGCGGGCGGTGGCCTGGGGTCGCTCATCCTCATGTGGGCCGAGTTCTATGGCTCGCTCAACCCCATGCGGGTGGCGCTGTACCACGCCATGGCCATCTTCGTGGGCGAAGTGGTGAAGTGGCTGTTCATGGGCATGTCGGTGCCGTATCTCGCGTTCTTCTCCATCGTGTTGCCCATCGTGTGCCTGGCGTGCGTGCGTTCGAGCATGACGCGTCTGCCGGAGCGTGATCTGCCTCCTGCCATGAAAGAAGGCGACCCGAAGACCATCCCGTGGAAGCCTATCCTGCTGATGGCGGTATGCACGTTCGCGGGCGGCTTCGGGGCCCTGCCGACGCAGCTGCTGGTGCCGGGCAACGTGCTGGGCGCGATGTTCGTCACGGCGCTCGTGTTCTTCGGCGTGCTGTCTGCATCGCGCTGGTTCAACTTCGACACCATCTACCAGCTGGCTTTTCCGCTGTTCATCGTCGGATTCCTGTTCGTTATGCCCACCTTCGGGTCGAACGCGCAAATCATGGCGCTGTGCTACGATGCGGGCTACACCATGCTGTCCATGTACATCATGATCGTCATGAGCAACATCACGTACCGGTTCGGCGTGAACGCGGTGTGGATCAACGGCATCGAGCGCGGCATCCGCTACGTGGTCGAGCTGGTAGGGTGGCTCGCGTTCGCCGGTGCGTCGGCGCATTTGGGAGAAGAAGCCACGTCTATCCTGTACGGCGGCGTGGCGGTTGCCGTGGTGCTGACGTTCGTCGTGATCTTCTTCACCGAGCGCGGGCTGTCGGCGAAATGGGGCGTGGTGCTGAAGGACGACCCGATGGGCAGCGCATCGGCTGAGGGGCGGATGGCCATTCGCGTGTCCGACCTTTCGCGCGCGTACAATCTCAGCCCGCGGGAGGAAGAGGTGCTGCAGCTTATCGCCCAGGGTGACACGGTGGCCGAGATCGAAGAGGTTCTGTACGTGTCGCAGGGCACGGTGAAGGCGCACATCAACCATATTTACCGCAAGTTCAACATCCACAGCAAAAGCGAGCTGTTCGAACTGCTCAACGATGTGGAGAAGCCTGTGCGCAAGGGTCGCCGGTCTTCTTCGTCCGCTTGGGAGGACGAAGAACGGCAAGCAGGATAG
- a CDS encoding alanine/glycine:cation symporter family protein — protein sequence MVEGFFSMINDGLVAIDDFIWGVPLMVLILFGGILLTVRLRGVQFRQLPRALRYMIKNETGGEGEVTSFGALCTALSATIGTGNIVGVATAIVAGGPGAMFWMWLAALFGMATKFSEGLLAVKYRSVDKKTGHVLGGPFYYIERGMGMKWRWLAKLFAFFGMCVGLFGIGTFTQVNSISSAITGFFDPEKNATVSILGMDYSIFTVIGSIVLAVLVGLVVIGGLKRIAKVSERVIPAMVVLYVGLSVLLIVTNLDKIPGAFVTIFESAFGLQAAAGGMLGAIIIAMQKGIARGIFSNEAGLGSAPIAAAAAQTKEPVRQGLVSMTGTFLDTIVVCSMTGLALVMTGAYQIPGLEGAAVTTAAFQAGLPFIPGEVVSFVLMACLVLFGFTTILGWDYYGERCLEYFSNGSMKAVKTYRWLYIAAVFIGPYMTVAAVWTIADIFNGLMALPNMIALIALSGVVVKETKDYFARLAAAGNEDEMAPHLPGDNWDIPPIDPLDDRLGAAN from the coding sequence GTGGTGGAAGGCTTTTTTAGTATGATCAACGATGGGCTCGTCGCTATAGACGACTTCATCTGGGGCGTGCCGCTTATGGTGCTGATCTTGTTCGGCGGCATTTTGCTCACCGTGCGCCTGCGGGGCGTGCAGTTCCGGCAGCTGCCGCGCGCGCTGCGCTATATGATCAAGAACGAAACCGGCGGCGAAGGCGAAGTCACCAGCTTCGGCGCGCTGTGCACGGCCCTGTCAGCCACCATCGGCACCGGCAACATCGTCGGCGTGGCCACGGCCATCGTCGCCGGCGGCCCCGGCGCGATGTTCTGGATGTGGCTGGCAGCGCTGTTCGGCATGGCGACGAAATTCTCCGAAGGCCTGCTTGCCGTGAAGTACCGCAGCGTCGACAAGAAGACCGGCCACGTGCTGGGCGGCCCGTTCTACTACATCGAGCGCGGCATGGGCATGAAGTGGCGCTGGCTGGCGAAGCTGTTCGCGTTCTTCGGCATGTGCGTGGGCCTGTTCGGCATCGGAACGTTCACGCAGGTCAACTCTATCTCCAGCGCCATCACCGGGTTCTTCGACCCCGAGAAGAACGCCACGGTGAGCATCCTTGGCATGGACTACTCCATCTTCACCGTCATCGGCTCCATCGTGCTGGCCGTGCTGGTGGGCCTTGTGGTCATCGGCGGCTTGAAGCGCATCGCGAAGGTGTCCGAGCGCGTGATCCCCGCGATGGTGGTTCTGTACGTGGGTCTCTCGGTGCTGCTCATCGTCACGAACCTCGACAAGATCCCCGGCGCGTTCGTCACCATCTTCGAAAGCGCGTTCGGCCTGCAGGCGGCTGCGGGCGGCATGCTGGGCGCCATCATCATCGCCATGCAGAAGGGCATCGCGCGCGGCATCTTCTCGAACGAGGCCGGCCTGGGCTCCGCGCCCATCGCCGCTGCCGCCGCTCAGACGAAGGAGCCGGTGCGCCAGGGTCTCGTGTCCATGACCGGCACGTTCCTTGACACCATCGTGGTGTGCTCGATGACCGGCCTGGCGCTGGTCATGACGGGCGCGTACCAGATCCCCGGACTCGAAGGCGCGGCCGTCACCACCGCCGCGTTCCAGGCAGGACTACCCTTCATCCCCGGCGAAGTGGTATCATTCGTGCTGATGGCATGTCTGGTGCTGTTCGGCTTCACCACTATCCTGGGCTGGGACTACTACGGCGAGCGCTGCCTTGAGTACTTCAGCAACGGCTCGATGAAAGCCGTGAAGACGTACCGCTGGCTGTACATCGCCGCCGTGTTCATCGGCCCCTACATGACCGTGGCCGCCGTGTGGACCATCGCCGACATCTTCAACGGCCTGATGGCGCTGCCGAACATGATCGCCCTCATCGCGCTGTCCGGCGTGGTGGTGAAGGAGACGAAGGACTACTTCGCCCGCCTGGCCGCTGCCGGCAACGAAGACGAGATGGCGCCGCACCTGCCCGGCGACAACTGGGACATCCCGCCCATCGACCCGCTGGACGACCGCCTGGGCGCGGCCAACTAA